The Nicotiana tabacum cultivar K326 chromosome 14, ASM71507v2, whole genome shotgun sequence genome contains a region encoding:
- the LOC107773894 gene encoding protein unc-13 homolog, producing the protein MPPATTMVHPPHHIKTQPSQKPDPNPSQSEDPIIVVDLVWPFGELEGLDRDDFREAAYEIFFTACRSSPGFGGRTAAISNSLNSSEGSGDGNGSGSGSGLSGPGSPKPPGVGMAITSRVKTALGLKMLKKLPSRRTSTSNAPSSPNAGTPSPKTGSTVVPQAKIRRPLTSAEIMRLQMKVSEQSDNRLRKTLMRTLVGQMGRRAETIILPLELIRHLKPSEFNDPQEYHLWQKRQLRILEIGLLLHPSIPVEKDNASAARLREIIQACEYKPIDTSKNSETMRSLCNAVVSLAWRSADGAPNDTCRWADGFPLNIHIYTALLGSIFDLKDDTLVLNEVDELLELMKKTWSTLGINRSIQNLCFTWVLFEQYVVTNQIEPDLLGATLTMLTEVASDAKKVDKERIYLKMLKSVLTSMKRWCEKRLLNYHASFHAENIGLMENIIPLMFSASKILEEDVPGYVSSPAEKGDVKDDTTGNRVNHFIRSSLRTAFSKMLEERNINVTSFESEDVIETLIKLANETEEFATKEKEIFTPVLKKWHPIAAGVAAVTLHTCYGTLLRQYLAGTTFLTSETALVLQRAGKLEKVLVQMVVEDSVDCEDGGKTMVREMIPYEVDSIKINLLRKWIQDSLKKGKDVLVRSKDSETWNPKSKSEPYAQSAIDLVKHAKEAVDNFFEIPIIITENLVNDLADGIENLFKDYVTFVASCGSKQSYMPTLPPLTRCGQDSRFVKLWKKAACSVGSNDPNQHLTDEDNNPRPSTSRGTQRLYIRLNTLHYLLQQLNSLDKTLSLSSRVIATPGSRYNKNRQLACCSFFDPTRSSIQAAVQHVSEVAAYRLIFFDSNNVFYASLYVGDVENARIRPALRILKQNLTLLCAILIDRAQPLALKEVMKASFEAYLMVLLAGGSRRNFSRMDHQMIEEDFESLKRVFCTCGEGLILEDVVEKAAKIAEGVVALMGQTTEQLVEDFSSVACEASGMGVVGTGQKLPMPPTTGKWNRSDANTILRVICYRNDKFANHFLKKTFHLAKRRG; encoded by the exons ATGCCGCCTGCCACCACTATGGTTCACCCTCCCCACCATATAAAAACTCAGCCCTCTCAAAAACCCGACCCGAATCCATCCCAGTCGGAGGATCCTATCATCGTCGTCGACCTCGTATGGCCATTCGGGGAACTCGAAGGGCTCGATCGAGACGATTTTCGAGAGGCAGCTTACGAGATATTCTTCACAGCATGCCGGTCATCGCCGGGGTTCGGTGGAAGAACGGCGGCGATTTCTAATTCTCTCAATTCATCTGAGGGATCAGGAGATGGAAACGGATCGGGGTCCGGTTCGGGTTTGTCGGGCCCTGGATCGCCGAAGCCCCCCGGGGTGGGGATGGCAATAACTAGTAGGGTGAAAACGGCATTAGGGTTAAAGATGTTGAAGAAGTTGCCGTCCCGTAGGACTAGTACTTCTAATGCTCCGTCTTCGCCTAATGCCGGGACGCCGAGCCCTAAAACGGGCTCGACGGTGGTGCCGCAGGCGAAGATACGAAGGCCGTTGACGTCGGCTGAGATTATGAGGCTGCAGATGAAAGTGTCGGAGCAGAGTGATAATAGGCTAAGGAAAACTCTTATGAGAACTCTTGTTGGCCAA ATGGGAAGGCGAGCAGAGACAATAATCCTACCATTGGAGCTTATACGCCACCTGAAACCATCCGAATTCAACGATCCTCAAGAATACCATTTATGGCAAAAACGCCAACTTCGCATCCTTGAAATAGGCCTTCTCCTTCACCCCTCTATTCCAGTAGAAAAAGACAATGCATCCGCAGCGCGGTTAAGAGAGATCATTCAAGCTTGTGAGTACAAACCTATTGACACTAGCAAAAATTCAGAAACAATGAGATCACTTTGCAATGCTGTAGTTTCCTTAGCTTGGAGAAGTGCTGATGGTGCCCCTAACGATACTTGTCGTTGGGCGGATGGATTCCCTCTCAATATCCACATTTACACGGCTCTTTTAGGCTCGATCTTTGATCTCAAAGACGATACGTTAGTCCTCAATGAGGTCGATGAGCTTCTTGAATTGATGAAAAAGACATGGTCTACATTGGGTATTAATAGATCAATTCAAAACTTGTGTTTTACATGGGTACTTTTCGAGCAATATGTTGTGACGAACCAAATTGAGCCTGATCTTCTCGGTGCAACATTGACTATGTTAACTGAAGTTGCAAGTGATGCTAAGAAGGTGGACAAAGAGCGTATTTATCTTAAGATGCTAAAGAGTGTTTTAACGTCGATGAAACGATGGTGTGAGAAGAGATTGTTGAATTATCATGCAAGTTTTCACGCGGAAAATATTGGACTAATGGAAAATATTATTCCTCTCATGTTTTCTGCGTCGAAAATATTAGAGGAAGATGTTCCGGGATATGTATCTTCCCCTGCTGAAAAAGGGGATGTGAAAGATGATACAACGGGGAATAGAGTGAATCACTTTATCCGTTCCTCTTTAAGGACTGCATTCAGTAAG aTGTTGGAAGAACGGAATATAAACGTTACGAGTTTTGAAAGTGAAGACGTGATCGAGACACTCATTAAATTAGCTAATGAAACAGAAGAATTTGCAACTAAGGAGAAGGAAATATTTACTCCTGTCCTTAAGAAATGGCATCCGATTGCAGCCGGAGTTGCAGCAGTGACATTACATACATGTTATGGAACTTTGTTGAGGCAATACCTAGCAGGTACAACCTTTCTCACAAGCGAAACAGCGTTAGTATTGCAAAGGGCTGGAAAACTTGAAAAGGTTTTAGTCCAAATGGTGGTAGAGGACTCGGTCGATTGTGAAGATGGAGGCAAAACAATGGTGAGGGAAATGATTCCTTATGAAGTTGATTCAATCAAAATTAACCTATTGAGGAAATGGATCCAAGATAGTTTGAAGAAAGGGAAAGACGTTCTTGTGAGATCAAAAGACTCTGAA aCATGGAATCCAAAATCCAAAAGTGAGCCATATGCACAATCAGCAATTGATCTAGTGAAACATGCCAAGGAAGCAGTGGACAATTTCTTCGAAATTCCAATAATCATCACTGAGAATTTGGTCAATGATCTTGCTGATGGCATAGAAAACCTATTCAAAGATTATGTTACCTTTGTTGCATCATGTG GGTCAAAACAGAGTTACATGCCTACACTTCCTCCTTTAACAAGATGTGGCCAAGACTCAAGATTTGTGAAACTGTGGAAGAAAGCTGCTTGTAGTGTTGGATCAAACGATCCGAACCAGCATTTGACAGACGAAGATAACAATCCGCGCCCTTCAACAAGCCGAGGGACTCAACGCCTTTATATAAGGCTTAACACCTTACATTACCTTCTTCAGCAACTCAATTCCCTCGACAAAACACTATCGCTCTCCTCAAGAGTTATCGCTACTCCAGGAAGTCGTTACAACAAGAACAGACAGCTCGCATGTTGTTCCTTCTTCGATCCAACACGTTCATCCATCCAAGCAGCCGTTCAACACGTATCAGAAGTTGCTGCTTATCGTCTGATCTTCTTCGATTCCAACAATGTATTCTACGCAAGCCTATACGTAGGTGATGTTGAAAATGCACGTATTCGACCAGCTTTAAGGATACTTAAGCAGAACCTGACTCTTTTATGTGCAATTCTCATCGACCGAGCTCAACCATTAGCACTCAAAGAAGTGATGAAGGCTTCTTTTGAGGCCTATCTTATGGTTTTATTAGCCGGTGGAAGCCGACGAAACTTCTCCAGAATGGATCATCAGATGATTGAGGaagattttgaaagtttaaagagaGTATTTTGTACTTGTGGAGAAGGTTTAATACTAGAAGATGTGGTGGAAAAAGCAGCTAAAATAGCAGAAGGGGTTGTGGCTTTAATGGGACAGACAACTGAACAATTGGTAGAAGATTTTAGCAGTGTAGCTTGTGAAGCTAGTGGAATGGGAGTTGTGGGAACAGGACAGAAACTACCTATGCCACCAACTACAGGAAAATGGAATAGATCAGATGCTAATACAATCTTGAGGGTAATTTGTTATAGGAATGATAAATTTGCTAATCATTTCTTAAAGAAAACATTTCACTTGGCAAAGAGAAGGGGTTAA